The Watersipora subatra chromosome 1, tzWatSuba1.1, whole genome shotgun sequence genome has a window encoding:
- the LOC137405020 gene encoding histone-lysine N-methyltransferase SMYD3-like: MAASQMPSALEDTTFECGDLIIEASPFAHIISLKQNGKFCDFCALPPKANRLRCCSACKYEHYCDQQCQKKAWKYHKFECPLIRARLPRIPADSVRLLTKILWNLSHEIYWPEHDPKWRSWHDLCHHSHALKTDEVRSKQWAELSFTVIQYVGPENLKKHKLFSSPHALIEFGRMVFNGYTLTYMCEEIGAAVYVSPSIFNHSCRPNACHMTVGTRLYVRALQQIDTSKEHIFVNYIDPMQRKEVRQATLLNDYYFHCDCIKCSDTNEALLEATICPFCQGEAVVDIEGNQVCQKCKKRLDSTEYLALCKKTITQREMLCQQALQKDLNIAELERFVTTQRVLSANNVVLSAVKQTLYAFLCQFGEPLRAYDLGCELAELHKLYYPAVYPSHGEHMFKQARLAWQLDKHTTAISLYRQAIESLKSTHGIEHPFSKTAQSDLTECELERCMLGQM, translated from the coding sequence ATGGCTGCATCACAAATGCCATCGGCTCTTGAAGACACAACATTTGAATGTGGGGATTTGATTATTGAAGCTTCACCCTTCGCCCATATCATCAGTCTAAAGCAAAATGGAAAGTTTTGTGATTTCTGTGCGCTGCCGCCGAAAGCTAACAGACTGCGCTGCTGTTCAGCATGCAAGTATGAACACTATTGTGATCAACAATGCCAAAAAAAGGCTTGGAAATATCACAAATTCGAATGCCCGCTCATTAGGGCCAGACTTCCTCGCATTCCAGCTGACAGTGTTCGATTATTGACCAAAATTCTGTGGAACCTGAGTCATGAGATCTATTGGCCCGAGCATGATCCAAAATGGCGAAGTTGGCATGATCTGTGCCATCACTCGCATGCTCTCAAAACAGATGAAGTGCGAAGTAAACAATGGGCTGAACTCTCATTCACGGTTATTCAGTATGTTGGTCCTGAAAATTTGAAGAAACACAAACTGTTTTCATCTCCTCATGCTTTAATAGAGTTTGGCAGAATGGTGTTCAACGGGTATACGCTTACATATATGTGTGAGGAGATTGGTGCAGCTGTTTATGTAAGCCCTTCTATTTTCAACCATTCGTGTCGCCCAAACGCTTGTCACATGACTGTTGGCACTAGATTGTATGTGAGAGCTCTACAACAAATCGATACATCTaaagaacatatttttgttaactACATCGATCCCATGCAGCGAAAAGAAGTTAGGCAAGCTAcccttttgaatgattattaTTTCCACTGTGATTGCATCAAGTGTTCAGACACCAATGAGGCATTGCTAGAGGCAACCATCTGCCCCTTTTGTCAAGGTGAAGCTGTTGTTGATATTGAAGGAAATCAAGTTTGTCAGAAATGCAAGAAGCGATTGGACAGTACCGAATATCTAGCTCTATGCAAAAAAACCATTACTCAACGAGAAATGTTATGTCAGCAGGCTCTACAAAAAGACCTCAACATTGCGGAGCTGGAAAGGTTTGTCACTACTCAGCGGGTATTATCAGCAAACAATGTCGTCTTATCAGCCGTCAAACAAACACTCTATGCATTTTTGTGCCAGTTTGGAGAACCATTGAGAGCATATGACTTAGGTTGCGAGTTAGCAGAACTTCATAAGCTATATTATCCTGCAGTGTATCCGAGCCATGGAGAACACATGTTTAAACAAGCACGTCTTGCTTGGCAGTTAGACAAGCATACAACAGCTATTAGCCTGTACCGTCAAGCTATAGAATCCTTGAAATCAACGCATGGAATAGAGCACCCATTTAGCAAGACTGCTCAGTCTGACCTTACTGAGTGTGAACTGGAAAGGTGCATGCTCGGTCAAATGTAG